Proteins from a genomic interval of Hyphomicrobiales bacterium:
- a CDS encoding NYN domain-containing protein, translated as MAFIDGQNLYQHAKDAFGHHHPNYNPIKLHNAVCAAKGWMPNLVRFYTGIPSAAESPMWAGYWAKRLLYMKRAGVYVTTRPLRYRTKSVIDESGNETSITTPQEKGIDIRLALDMVSTARTRQWHVAVIYSQDQDLAEVVTEVQQIAKEQNRWIRICCAFPYGPNATSKRGIDKTDWFKMDRDFYDACIDPTDYRP; from the coding sequence ATGGCCTTCATCGATGGTCAAAATCTGTATCAGCACGCAAAAGACGCGTTTGGACACCATCATCCAAACTATAACCCCATAAAGCTTCACAATGCGGTCTGCGCCGCGAAGGGTTGGATGCCGAACTTGGTGCGCTTTTATACGGGCATTCCAAGTGCGGCTGAGAGCCCCATGTGGGCGGGATATTGGGCAAAAAGGCTGCTATATATGAAACGCGCAGGCGTGTACGTCACGACGCGGCCTCTCCGCTATAGAACGAAGTCAGTGATAGATGAGTCGGGGAATGAGACTTCCATTACCACACCACAAGAAAAGGGAATAGACATTCGCCTTGCCTTGGATATGGTCTCTACAGCTCGCACGCGACAGTGGCATGTGGCTGTGATCTACAGCCAAGATCAGGACTTGGCTGAGGTCGTGACAGAAGTTCAACAGATAGCGAAAGAGCAAAATCGTTGGATTCGTATTTGTTGCGCCTTTCCATATGGACCGAACGCCACATCCAAACGTGGCATAGACAAGACGGACTGGTTCAAGATGGATCGGGATTTTTATGACGCCTGCATTGACCCGACCGATTACCGTCCTTAG
- a CDS encoding DUF2267 domain-containing protein codes for MGELIDRISAQVGIGRELADKAVSIILNFLNDAAPPDKMAKLLESLPEARDAITSEGGSGGGTFGGMMGAMGAMSALSEAGLSMDQIRGVTKETVVYAKEKAGADTVDDLIGSIPGLSQFV; via the coding sequence ATGGGCGAACTGATCGACCGGATTTCCGCGCAAGTCGGCATCGGCCGGGAACTGGCGGACAAGGCGGTCTCCATCATCCTAAATTTTCTCAATGACGCGGCACCGCCCGACAAGATGGCCAAGCTCCTCGAATCGCTGCCCGAGGCGCGCGACGCGATCACGTCGGAGGGCGGCAGCGGCGGCGGCACGTTCGGCGGCATGATGGGCGCCATGGGCGCGATGAGCGCGCTGAGCGAGGCGGGCCTCAGCATGGACCAGATAAGGGGCGTCACCAAGGAAACGGTCGTTTACGCCAAGGAGAAGGCCGGCGCGGACACCGTCGACGATCTGATCGGCTCGATCCCTGGCCTCAGCCAGTTCGTCTAG
- the meaB gene encoding methylmalonyl Co-A mutase-associated GTPase MeaB, whose translation MTKPAETVDVEEMARSVRAGDRAVLARAITLVESKKAEHRHAAHELLQRILPDTGRARRVGITGVPGVGKSTLIDQLGSNLTAKGLKLAVLAVDPSSVRSGGSILADKTRMRRLAADRNAFIRPSPTAGTLGGVAGKTRETMLLCEAAGFDAVLVETVGTGQSEVAVADMVDFFLLLTLPGAGDELQGLKKGVVELADMIAVNKSDGDNLERARRAAAEYTAALHILTPASPDWTVPVITVSGRENIGLDRLWAEIERHRETLLASGELTRKRRRQQVKWMWAIVEDRLKARLTASEAARGMVAAIEAEVGAGTLAATLAADRILALLQS comes from the coding sequence GTGACGAAGCCGGCCGAGACCGTCGACGTAGAAGAGATGGCCCGGTCTGTCCGCGCCGGCGACCGGGCGGTGCTGGCCCGCGCAATTACGCTGGTCGAATCGAAAAAGGCCGAGCACCGCCACGCGGCCCACGAATTGCTGCAGCGCATCCTGCCCGACACCGGCCGCGCCCGCCGGGTCGGCATCACCGGCGTGCCGGGGGTCGGCAAGTCGACCCTGATCGACCAGCTCGGCAGCAACCTGACCGCAAAGGGCCTTAAGCTCGCCGTCCTCGCCGTCGATCCGTCGTCGGTGAGAAGCGGCGGCTCGATCCTCGCCGACAAGACGCGCATGCGCCGGCTTGCCGCCGACCGAAACGCCTTCATCCGCCCCTCGCCCACCGCCGGCACGCTCGGCGGCGTCGCCGGCAAGACGCGCGAGACCATGCTGCTCTGCGAGGCGGCGGGCTTCGACGCGGTTCTGGTCGAGACGGTCGGCACCGGCCAGTCGGAGGTGGCGGTCGCCGACATGGTCGACTTCTTCCTGCTCTTGACGCTGCCCGGCGCCGGCGACGAATTGCAAGGGCTCAAGAAGGGCGTCGTCGAGCTTGCCGACATGATCGCCGTCAACAAGTCGGACGGCGACAATCTGGAGCGGGCGAGACGGGCGGCGGCCGAATATACCGCCGCGCTCCACATCCTGACTCCCGCCTCGCCGGATTGGACGGTGCCGGTCATCACCGTCTCGGGGCGCGAGAATATAGGCCTCGACCGGCTATGGGCGGAAATCGAACGCCACCGCGAGACGCTCCTCGCGAGCGGCGAGCTGACGAGGAAACGCCGCCGCCAGCAGGTGAAATGGATGTGGGCGATCGTCGAGGACCGCCTCAAGGCGCGGCTGACCGCAAGCGAAGCGGCGCGCGGCATGGTCGCCGCGATCGAGGCCGAAGTCGGCGCCGGCACGCTTGCCGCAACGCTGGCCGCGGACCGGATCCTCGCCCTGCTTCAATCTTAG
- a CDS encoding M20/M25/M40 family metallo-hydrolase: MVEKVLERVDRELDHSVERLFELLRIASISTDPAYRQDCRAAALWCADALGEIGFDASVRETQGLPIVVGHAGRGKPGPHVLFYGHYDVQPPDPLALWETPPFEPRRARSADGSEIIVARGASDDKGQLMTFLEACRAFKDDESDIPVPVTVLLEGEEECGSKSLEPFIAANEDELKADVALVCDTAMWNAETPAITSMLRGLLLEEVIVTAASRDLHSGMFGGPALNPIHVLALIIAGLHGEGGRVVLPDFYDGVGELPDEVRAQWEGLDFDETKFLADIGLGAPAGEADRGVLEKLWSRPTCDVNGIIGGYTGEGSKTVIPAKASAKFSFRLVGGQDPERISKSFREFVRARLPVGCTAEFIRHGGDAAISFSLDGPYFEAARKGLAEEFGKEAALIGCGGSIPIVGSFKRRLKMDSLLVGFGLDDDRIHSPNEKYNLSSFHHGMRSWVRILDALKSV, from the coding sequence ATGGTCGAGAAGGTCCTGGAACGGGTCGACCGGGAGCTCGACCACAGCGTGGAGCGCCTGTTCGAGCTGCTGCGCATCGCCAGCATTTCGACCGACCCCGCCTACCGGCAAGACTGCCGCGCGGCGGCCCTCTGGTGCGCCGACGCGCTCGGCGAGATCGGTTTCGACGCCTCGGTGCGCGAAACGCAAGGCCTCCCGATCGTGGTCGGCCATGCCGGCCGCGGCAAGCCGGGGCCGCATGTGCTGTTCTACGGCCATTACGACGTTCAGCCGCCCGATCCCCTGGCGCTTTGGGAGACGCCGCCCTTCGAGCCGCGCCGCGCCAGGTCCGCCGACGGAAGCGAGATCATCGTCGCCCGCGGTGCCTCCGACGACAAGGGCCAGCTGATGACGTTCCTTGAGGCCTGTCGCGCCTTCAAGGATGACGAAAGCGACATTCCTGTTCCCGTCACGGTGCTGCTCGAGGGCGAGGAGGAGTGCGGCTCGAAGAGCCTCGAGCCGTTCATCGCCGCCAATGAAGACGAGCTCAAGGCCGACGTGGCGCTGGTCTGCGATACCGCCATGTGGAACGCCGAGACGCCGGCGATCACCTCGATGCTGCGCGGGCTGCTGCTCGAAGAGGTCATCGTCACCGCGGCGAGCCGCGATCTGCATTCCGGCATGTTCGGCGGCCCGGCGCTGAACCCGATCCACGTGCTGGCGCTGATCATCGCCGGTTTGCATGGCGAGGGTGGCCGGGTCGTTCTGCCGGACTTCTATGATGGGGTCGGCGAGCTTCCCGACGAGGTGCGGGCGCAGTGGGAGGGGCTCGATTTCGATGAAACGAAGTTCCTCGCCGACATCGGCCTCGGAGCGCCGGCCGGCGAGGCGGACCGCGGCGTGCTCGAAAAGCTCTGGTCGCGGCCGACCTGCGACGTCAACGGCATCATCGGCGGCTATACCGGAGAAGGGTCGAAGACGGTCATCCCGGCCAAGGCGTCCGCCAAATTCTCCTTCCGCCTGGTCGGCGGCCAGGACCCGGAACGGATCTCGAAAAGCTTCCGGGAGTTCGTCCGCGCACGGCTTCCCGTCGGCTGCACCGCCGAGTTCATCCGTCACGGCGGCGATGCGGCGATTTCCTTTTCGCTTGACGGCCCCTATTTCGAGGCCGCCCGCAAGGGGCTCGCCGAAGAGTTCGGCAAGGAGGCGGCTCTGATCGGCTGCGGCGGATCGATCCCCATCGTCGGCAGCTTCAAGCGCCGGCTCAAGATGGATAGCCTGCTCGTCGGCTTCGGCCTCGACGACGACCGTATCCACAGCCCGAACGAGAAGTACAATCTGTCGAGCTTCCACCATGGCATGCGCAGCTGGGTGCGCATTCTCGACGCCCTGAAATCGGTCTGA
- a CDS encoding methylmalonyl-CoA mutase family protein, with protein MENLRFIGCSVLHNREVELAGEADRLDAGFAAASHEDWRRLVDAALEGASFDEGLVSSSYDGIEMQPVYARAKDAPARPPLAHPGRWDIIQRIEHPDLDAANALIRADLDGGATGVEIVHAAGANAHGYGLNTETLSDLERLLDGVALDRVLIRIDCGINSSYIGALLAELVERRGIDPAAMRLHLASDPVSLLAVKGYLVDGFEQVMNEVGETARSLKDAGFAALALMPDGRAWHAAGASEAQELALTIASAVAFLKGLERHGLKREAAVPLIGFSLAADADQLFTIAKIRALRRLWARVQQAAGLEPSPAHIHAETAWRMMTARAPYVNMPRATLAAFAAGAGGADSITVLPFTSAIGLPDGFARRIARNTQTILIEETNAHRVADPAAGSGALEGLSDALARKAWELFAGIEREGGMIDGLRSGRIQATIRKVGEARAEDIARRKALITGVSDFADLDEKPVAVLPAPSLDMAPAPAGAVERIDEALPRVRLAEPFEKLRAASDAYRDDTSARPLVFLARLGPTAEPGERATFAANIFALAGIAAVSDHGLATAPSPSRGEVKADLTSVAAAFKASGARIACLCASDETYKEMAGAAAEALREAGAKALYLVGDPDADDAKRGIGSFIHVGCNVLEILREALAYATGAEGD; from the coding sequence ATGGAGAATTTGCGCTTTATCGGCTGCAGCGTTCTCCACAACCGCGAGGTTGAATTGGCAGGTGAGGCGGATAGGCTCGATGCCGGGTTTGCGGCGGCGAGCCACGAGGATTGGCGCAGGCTGGTCGATGCGGCCCTGGAGGGCGCTTCCTTCGACGAAGGCCTGGTGTCGTCGAGCTATGACGGCATCGAGATGCAACCCGTCTATGCGCGCGCCAAGGACGCGCCGGCGCGCCCGCCGCTCGCCCATCCCGGCCGGTGGGACATCATCCAGCGCATCGAGCACCCCGATCTCGACGCGGCGAACGCGCTCATACGCGCCGATCTCGACGGCGGCGCCACCGGCGTCGAGATCGTCCATGCGGCCGGCGCCAACGCCCACGGCTACGGGCTGAACACGGAAACGCTCTCGGATCTGGAACGTCTGCTGGACGGCGTCGCGCTCGACCGGGTCCTGATCAGGATCGATTGCGGAATTAACAGCAGCTACATCGGCGCCCTGCTGGCGGAACTGGTCGAACGGCGCGGTATCGACCCGGCGGCAATGAGGCTGCATTTGGCGAGCGACCCTGTCAGCCTTCTCGCGGTCAAGGGCTACCTCGTCGACGGCTTCGAGCAGGTCATGAATGAGGTCGGCGAGACGGCGCGGAGCCTGAAGGATGCGGGCTTCGCGGCGCTGGCGCTGATGCCCGACGGGCGCGCCTGGCACGCCGCCGGCGCCTCGGAGGCGCAGGAGCTGGCGCTGACGATCGCCAGCGCCGTCGCCTTTCTCAAGGGACTGGAACGCCATGGCCTCAAGCGCGAGGCGGCCGTGCCGCTGATCGGCTTCTCGCTCGCCGCGGACGCCGACCAGCTCTTCACCATCGCCAAGATTCGCGCCCTGCGCCGGCTGTGGGCCAGGGTCCAGCAGGCGGCGGGCCTGGAACCTTCTCCGGCCCACATCCATGCCGAAACGGCGTGGCGGATGATGACCGCGCGGGCGCCTTACGTGAACATGCCGCGCGCCACGCTCGCCGCCTTCGCGGCCGGCGCCGGTGGCGCCGATTCCATCACCGTCCTGCCCTTTACCTCCGCCATCGGCCTGCCCGACGGCTTCGCCCGGCGCATCGCCCGCAACACGCAAACGATCCTGATCGAGGAGACGAATGCCCATCGCGTCGCCGACCCCGCCGCGGGAAGCGGCGCCCTGGAGGGCTTAAGCGATGCGCTCGCCCGCAAGGCCTGGGAGCTGTTCGCGGGGATCGAGCGGGAGGGCGGAATGATCGACGGTCTGCGGTCGGGACGCATTCAGGCGACGATCCGCAAGGTCGGCGAAGCGCGGGCCGAAGACATCGCCCGGCGCAAGGCGCTGATCACCGGAGTCAGCGACTTTGCCGATCTCGACGAAAAGCCGGTTGCCGTCTTGCCGGCGCCGAGCCTCGACATGGCGCCGGCGCCCGCTGGCGCGGTGGAGCGGATCGACGAGGCGTTGCCGCGGGTCCGGCTGGCCGAGCCGTTCGAGAAGCTGCGCGCAGCCTCGGATGCCTATCGCGACGATACCAGCGCGCGGCCGCTGGTGTTCCTCGCCCGGCTCGGGCCCACGGCAGAGCCTGGCGAACGCGCGACGTTTGCGGCAAACATCTTCGCGCTTGCCGGCATCGCGGCGGTTTCGGATCATGGGCTTGCTACTGCTCCCTCCCCCTCAAGGGGGGAGGTGAAGGCGGACCTCACTTCCGTCGCCGCGGCGTTCAAGGCGTCGGGCGCCAGGATCGCCTGCCTCTGCGCGTCCGACGAGACCTACAAGGAGATGGCCGGCGCCGCCGCCGAGGCGCTGCGCGAGGCCGGCGCAAAGGCCCTCTATCTGGTCGGCGATCCGGACGCGGACGATGCCAAGCGCGGCATTGGATCGTTCATCCATGTCGGGTGTAATGTGTTGGAGATTTTGCGCGAGGCGCTGGCTTATGCCACCGGCGCCGAGGGTGACTGA
- a CDS encoding SDR family oxidoreductase produces MAHPENEPRKTLILTGASRGIGHATVKRFSSAGWRVITCSRHAFPENCPWEAGPEDHIQVDLADADNTRHAIAEMKERLKDNGSLLNALVNNAAISPKAEGGARLGAIDTPIDDWHTIFQVNFFAPIMLARGLIDELKTAKGSVVNVTSIAGGSVHPFAGAAYATSKAALAALTREMAADFGPLGIRVNSISPGEIDTTILSPGTDKIVAQIPLRRLGQPEEVAKAIYFLCTDASSYVTGAELHINGGQHV; encoded by the coding sequence ATGGCCCATCCGGAAAACGAACCGCGCAAGACCCTGATCCTGACCGGCGCCAGCCGCGGCATCGGCCATGCCACCGTCAAGCGCTTTTCCAGCGCCGGCTGGCGCGTCATCACCTGTTCGCGCCACGCCTTTCCCGAGAACTGCCCGTGGGAGGCGGGGCCGGAGGATCATATCCAGGTCGACCTGGCGGATGCGGACAATACCCGGCACGCGATCGCGGAGATGAAGGAACGGCTGAAGGACAACGGCTCGCTGCTCAACGCGCTCGTCAACAATGCCGCCATTTCGCCCAAGGCGGAGGGCGGCGCGCGCCTCGGCGCCATCGATACGCCCATCGACGATTGGCACACCATCTTTCAGGTCAATTTCTTCGCGCCGATCATGCTGGCGCGCGGCCTCATCGACGAGCTCAAGACGGCCAAGGGCTCGGTCGTCAACGTGACTTCGATCGCGGGCGGCAGCGTGCACCCGTTTGCCGGCGCCGCCTACGCCACCTCGAAGGCGGCGCTGGCCGCGCTGACGCGCGAGATGGCGGCCGATTTCGGGCCGCTCGGCATCCGCGTCAACTCCATCTCGCCGGGCGAGATCGACACCACCATCCTGTCGCCGGGAACCGACAAGATCGTCGCGCAAATCCCGCTGCGGCGTCTGGGCCAGCCGGAAGAGGTCGCCAAGGCGATCTATTTCCTGTGCACCGACGCCTCGAGCTACGTCACCGGCGCCGAGCTGCACATCAATGGCGGCCAGCACGTCTGA
- a CDS encoding DUF1499 domain-containing protein, whose product MARQSDRRASRAAVWSARLAKFALPVLAITALGHRFDLVDTPSALVLLAACWLGALVSLIFGLSALRPIWRLGLAGTRRALTGILVSVPILAVPAYFLPLLIYNPRLTDVSTDLLDPPALEAAAALRPVDANPITRPGVTAMRLQLAAYPQLRPLRVGVSIEDAFNAARAAVRDRGWRIVAERPPSEDGGPARIEAEARTLLMAFKDDVVIRIRQEGGGTRIDIRSASRYGAHDLGTNARRIQAFLFALREQIAPTAGGER is encoded by the coding sequence GTGGCACGTCAGTCTGACCGCAGAGCCTCGCGCGCGGCGGTGTGGAGCGCCAGGCTTGCCAAATTCGCGCTGCCGGTGCTGGCGATCACCGCGCTCGGCCACCGTTTCGATCTGGTCGATACGCCGAGCGCCCTCGTTCTATTGGCGGCGTGCTGGCTTGGCGCCTTGGTGTCGCTGATCTTCGGCCTCAGCGCCCTGAGGCCGATCTGGCGGCTGGGGTTGGCGGGCACGCGCCGGGCGCTGACCGGCATCCTGGTAAGCGTGCCGATTCTCGCCGTGCCCGCCTATTTCCTCCCGCTGCTGATATACAATCCGCGGCTTACCGACGTTTCCACCGACCTCCTCGATCCGCCGGCCCTCGAGGCCGCGGCGGCGTTGCGCCCGGTCGACGCCAATCCCATTACCCGTCCCGGCGTAACCGCGATGCGGCTGCAGCTTGCCGCCTACCCGCAATTGCGGCCGCTGCGCGTCGGAGTGAGCATCGAGGACGCCTTTAATGCCGCCCGCGCGGCGGTGCGGGACCGGGGCTGGCGGATCGTCGCCGAGCGCCCGCCGTCGGAAGACGGCGGGCCGGCGCGTATCGAGGCCGAGGCGCGGACGCTGCTGATGGCGTTCAAGGACGACGTCGTCATCCGCATCAGGCAGGAGGGCGGCGGCACGCGCATCGACATACGCTCCGCGTCGCGCTACGGGGCCCATGATCTGGGAACCAA
- a CDS encoding aspartate aminotransferase family protein: MTLTNLQVRDIETVLHPYTNLSAHRQTGSVLIERGEGIYVWDSEGRKLIEGLAGLWCTSLGYGNRELIEAATEQMRLLPYGHLFGAKSHDPAVALAEKLKEISPAPASKVFFANSGSEANDTQIKLIWYMNNALDRPKKKKIVSRIKGYHGVTIATASLTGLPNNHTDFDLPIAGIVHADCPHHYRFAEPGESEEEFATRLAESLDALIQREDPDTVAAFIAEPVMGAGGVILPPRTYFDKVQAVLDKYDIFFIADEVICGFGRTGNMFGCETFDLKPDSVSVAKALSSAYVPISAIMIPERMYEAALAESRKIGTFAHGFTYSGHPVACAVALKTLEIYERDDIVGHVRRVSPAFMDRLTALAGHPLVGEARGIGLIGAVELVADKQSKRSFDPKVQIAAKCAALAHEEGLIVRALGADSVAVCPPLVITEEEIGEMFDRLERALDRTEAWVAKEDLRAA; the protein is encoded by the coding sequence ATGACCCTCACCAATCTGCAGGTCCGCGACATCGAGACGGTCCTGCATCCTTACACCAACCTTTCCGCCCATCGCCAAACCGGCTCGGTCCTGATCGAGCGCGGCGAAGGCATCTACGTCTGGGACAGCGAGGGGCGAAAGCTGATCGAGGGCCTGGCCGGGCTGTGGTGCACGAGCCTCGGCTACGGCAACCGCGAGCTGATCGAGGCGGCGACCGAGCAGATGCGGCTGCTCCCCTATGGCCACCTGTTCGGCGCCAAGAGCCACGACCCCGCGGTGGCGCTGGCCGAAAAGCTCAAGGAGATCTCGCCGGCGCCGGCCTCGAAAGTGTTCTTCGCCAACTCCGGATCGGAGGCCAACGACACCCAGATAAAGCTCATCTGGTACATGAACAATGCGCTCGATCGGCCTAAAAAGAAAAAGATAGTTAGCCGCATCAAGGGCTATCACGGCGTCACCATCGCCACCGCCAGCCTCACCGGCCTGCCGAACAACCACACCGACTTCGACCTGCCGATCGCGGGCATCGTCCATGCCGACTGCCCGCACCACTACCGCTTCGCCGAGCCCGGCGAGAGCGAGGAGGAATTCGCCACCAGGCTCGCCGAAAGCCTCGACGCGTTGATTCAGCGCGAGGACCCGGACACCGTCGCCGCCTTCATCGCCGAGCCGGTCATGGGCGCCGGCGGCGTCATCCTGCCGCCCAGGACCTATTTCGACAAGGTCCAGGCGGTGCTCGACAAGTACGACATCTTCTTCATCGCCGACGAGGTCATTTGCGGCTTCGGGCGCACCGGCAACATGTTCGGTTGCGAAACCTTCGACCTCAAGCCGGATTCCGTCTCGGTGGCCAAGGCGCTGTCGTCCGCCTATGTGCCGATCTCGGCGATCATGATCCCGGAACGGATGTACGAGGCGGCGCTTGCCGAAAGCCGCAAGATCGGAACCTTCGCCCACGGTTTCACCTATTCCGGCCATCCGGTCGCCTGCGCGGTGGCGCTGAAGACGCTGGAGATCTACGAGCGCGACGACATTGTCGGCCATGTCCGCCGCGTCTCGCCGGCCTTCATGGACCGTCTGACGGCGCTTGCCGGCCACCCGCTGGTCGGCGAAGCGCGCGGGATCGGCCTGATCGGCGCCGTCGAGCTCGTCGCCGACAAGCAGAGCAAGCGCTCATTCGACCCGAAGGTTCAGATCGCCGCCAAATGCGCCGCCCTTGCCCATGAGGAGGGCCTGATCGTGCGCGCGCTCGGCGCCGACTCCGTTGCGGTCTGCCCGCCCCTGGTGATCACCGAGGAGGAGATCGGCGAGATGTTCGACCGGCTCGAACGCGCGCTCGACCGCACCGAGGCTTGGGTCGCCAAGGAAGACCTTCGCGCCGCCTGA
- the scpA gene encoding methylmalonyl-CoA mutase produces MSRIPDFSSLPFEDVAAAAAAAPGGEPWATPEGVAVKQAYGAGDIEGLDFIDGWPGIAPFLRGPYPTMYVHKPWTIRQYAGFSTAEDSNAFYRRNLAAGQKGLSIAFDLATHRGYDSDNPRVFGDVGMAGVAIDSILDMRTLFDGIPLDEMSVSMTMNGAVIPVMALYLLAAEEQGVPPEKLTGTIQNDILKEFMVRNTYIYPPGPSMRIVSDIFAYVSAHMPKFNSISISGYHMQEAGATADLELAYTLADGLEYVGAGTRAGLDVDAFAPRLSFFWAIGMNFFMEVAKLRAARLLWAKLMEERFAPRDARSLALRTHCQTSGWSLTAQDVFNNVARTCIEAMAATQGGTQSLHTNSLDEALALPTDFSARIARNTQLFLQQESGTTRVIDPWGGSFYVERLTADLAARALRHIAEIDELGGMARAIEAGLPKMRIEEAAARTQARIDSGRQTVVGVNKFRAQAEDEIEVLTVDNSAVRARQIEKLRRLRAERDDTVTRAALNALTAGAAGTGNLLALALDAARAKATVGEISDAMETVFGRHQAETRTISGVYKQEVGQMSEPVRRIQKLVETFEANEGRRPRILIAKIGQDGHDRGQKVIASAFADLGFDVDIGPLFQTPEEAARQAVENDAHIVGVSSLAAGHLTLVPALKTALKKEGGGDIMIVVGGVVPPQDYEKLRKAGASAIFPPGTVVAEAAEALIDELKRRLAKAAAE; encoded by the coding sequence ATGAGCCGAATACCGGATTTTTCCAGCCTTCCCTTCGAAGACGTGGCGGCGGCGGCGGCGGCGGCGCCGGGCGGCGAGCCGTGGGCGACGCCCGAGGGCGTCGCGGTCAAGCAGGCCTATGGCGCGGGCGATATCGAGGGTCTCGATTTCATCGATGGCTGGCCGGGCATCGCGCCGTTCCTGCGCGGCCCCTACCCGACCATGTATGTCCACAAACCGTGGACGATCCGGCAATATGCCGGCTTCTCGACGGCGGAAGATTCCAACGCCTTTTACCGGCGCAATCTCGCCGCCGGCCAGAAGGGGCTTTCCATCGCCTTCGATCTGGCCACCCACCGCGGCTATGATTCCGACAATCCGCGCGTCTTCGGCGATGTCGGCATGGCCGGTGTCGCGATAGATTCGATCCTCGACATGCGGACGCTGTTCGACGGCATCCCGCTCGACGAGATGTCGGTGTCGATGACCATGAACGGCGCGGTGATCCCGGTGATGGCGCTCTATCTGCTGGCCGCCGAGGAGCAGGGCGTTCCACCCGAAAAGCTCACCGGCACCATCCAGAACGACATTCTGAAGGAGTTCATGGTCCGCAACACCTATATCTACCCGCCGGGCCCGTCGATGCGCATCGTGTCGGACATCTTCGCCTATGTCTCCGCGCACATGCCGAAGTTCAACTCGATCTCGATCTCCGGCTATCACATGCAGGAGGCCGGCGCGACCGCCGACCTGGAGCTCGCCTATACGCTTGCCGACGGGCTCGAATATGTCGGCGCCGGGACGAGGGCCGGCCTCGATGTCGACGCCTTCGCGCCCAGGCTTTCCTTCTTCTGGGCGATCGGCATGAACTTCTTCATGGAGGTCGCCAAGCTGCGCGCGGCCCGGCTGCTCTGGGCCAAGCTGATGGAAGAGCGTTTCGCGCCCAGGGACGCCCGGTCGCTGGCGCTGAGGACCCACTGCCAGACCTCGGGCTGGAGCCTGACGGCGCAGGACGTGTTCAACAATGTCGCGCGCACCTGCATCGAGGCGATGGCCGCGACGCAAGGCGGCACCCAGTCGCTGCACACCAACTCGCTCGACGAGGCACTCGCCCTGCCGACCGATTTTTCCGCCCGCATCGCCCGCAATACGCAGCTTTTCCTGCAACAGGAATCGGGCACGACGCGCGTCATCGACCCGTGGGGCGGCAGCTTCTATGTCGAGCGGCTGACCGCCGATCTCGCGGCCCGCGCGCTTCGCCACATCGCCGAGATCGACGAACTGGGCGGCATGGCGCGCGCGATCGAGGCGGGCCTGCCCAAGATGCGCATCGAGGAGGCCGCGGCGCGGACCCAGGCGCGCATCGATTCCGGCCGGCAGACCGTCGTCGGCGTCAACAAGTTCCGCGCGCAAGCGGAAGACGAGATCGAGGTGCTGACGGTCGATAATTCGGCGGTGCGCGCGCGGCAGATCGAAAAACTGAGAAGGCTGCGCGCCGAGCGCGACGATACCGTGACCAGGGCCGCGCTCAATGCGCTGACCGCGGGCGCCGCCGGAACGGGCAACCTTCTGGCGCTCGCCCTTGACGCGGCGCGCGCGAAGGCGACAGTCGGGGAAATTTCGGACGCCATGGAGACGGTGTTCGGCCGCCACCAGGCCGAGACCCGGACCATCTCCGGCGTCTACAAGCAGGAGGTCGGGCAAATGAGCGAGCCCGTCAGGCGGATACAGAAGCTGGTCGAGACGTTCGAGGCCAACGAGGGGCGAAGGCCGCGCATCCTCATCGCCAAGATCGGCCAGGACGGTCATGACCGGGGCCAGAAGGTGATCGCGTCAGCCTTCGCCGACCTCGGATTCGACGTCGATATCGGGCCCTTGTTCCAGACGCCGGAGGAAGCCGCGCGCCAGGCGGTGGAAAACGACGCCCATATCGTCGGCGTGTCCTCGCTCGCCGCCGGCCACCTGACCCTGGTGCCGGCGCTGAAGACGGCGCTGAAGAAGGAGGGGGGCGGCGACATCATGATCGTTGTCGGCGGCGTCGTCCCGCCGCAGGACTACGAGAAGCTGCGCAAGGCCGGCGCCTCGGCGATCTTTCCGCCGGGAACGGTGGTCGCCGAAGCCGCCGAGGCGCTGATCGACGAGCTCAAGCGCAGGCTCGCCAAGGCGGCCGCCGAGTGA